The window CATATATTGACCAGTGCCAATCAAAAAAGAGGGGGCACGTATTAATATGTTGGAAGTATACAAAGGGTGCCATAAGAATAGAAAGAAAACAGAAAGTTAGCGGGAGCTTATAGAATCAATGAAGTCAGAGAAAGAGGACCAATCGACTTCTAATCAACCCCCACACCACATAAGCAGGGGCAGATAAAACCATCTTTCAAAGCTAGCACCATAGGCGGCATCCCCTCGAAAGGTCGTTTGTTTCTGCTCTTTCTAAATGGTCCAAAACAAGCAAACGTGAGCAAAAGCAAGAACCAGATGAGGATCAAGATGGCATGGGCATTGTCACTACAAAGGCATCATAGAGGAGGCCCATTGCATATGAACACAGAGCTTGGCAAGAGAACAAGAAACATTGGTGCTTGCTAGCTCTGCGTAAGATGCCATGGGCTCTCTATCTTGCCCCGAAGATTGGGATTCTACAGTTgtcaaaatacaaaatttatatagATTGTAGTTTTGTGCAGGAACTGCTATCATATACACATCATGAATATAAATCAGAATGTTAGCTTGCTAGCAAACTTTACAGACAACAGATATTGGAAAATGGGTGGTTACAAAGGAATGAGCTCTATCATTGAATTCACAGATCCGATTGAAAAAATCAACAGGACAGAGAAAACAATCTACTATTCCTTTGACTTCATGCAAAATTCCCTCCATGGTTCACATTTCTACACGTCAACAACTTCCAAACGTGGTGGGGATTCAATGCTTAGAGAACGAAAGCCAAGCGAGGAATGTGATGACAATTAATGGGGGGGAAAATcagacaacaaaaaaaataaaaaaaatcagacattttataaaattcagaaaatattttaaaaaattaaaatgttacTTATGATACTTGTTGAAAAACACTTGGGGTgcttgaaaaaattattttaaggacgAAACgtcgaaaaattaaatttcaaaaattagaaatccgaaaaattattaaggatggaatgtcagaaaattaaatttcgaaaagtggaaacccgaaaaattattaaggatggaattttaaaaataaataaataaaataatttaagtttggGAGGTTAAAGTTgtgaaaactatatatatatatatatatatatatatatatatatatatatatatatatatatattaataggagtttttttttaataattaaattaaaaataaaattttgaaaataaatcttTGGCATCAAAAGTTGGAAAAACagagaaaatgataaaaataggaATGGCCTTAGCATGGCAAACAGGCGTGCACTTAAGAAAAGCAagcaaacaaataataataatagaaaccCATTTTCCCATCAACCCAATCCACGTGGGGCCTTAAATGCAAGTGAATGAACTCGTATGACTCACTAAATCTATTTGCAACAGCCTTTGCCAATCCTCTGCCACCCACAATGGTCAACAGCAACGCAAATAATTGGATTATAAAGGAttcaaggctttttttttttcttctgcacCATCAAAGTCATATCTTCCCTCATGAGGATCATCTGCGCCTCCAACTGATAGCGGTTCATACACTCTTAAACATGATACAAATGTCTGCCACAAAGGTCCTTATTCTCCATAATAGCTCTCTAGATATTTCATGACACCTCAATGTATTTTCACTGTTATTGCCTCGGGTTCATGAAGAGGTTATAATGGGTCGGTAGGATTCAGGGCGACTAAGAGGGATGAAAATACAAGATGTTCAGTCGGTGTCTAGGTGCTGCTATTCATGCCAATGGGAAAATCTGTGCTCTGTAATGATGCCGTTTAGTGAGGAAACCCATTGAACGTTTCTTCAAACCATGATCTATTCTCATCATATTTGTGGTATCCTCCTTAAAAATTGCCACATGGCTCCCTCTCCCTTGGCCACGCAGACGGCCCCCCTTGTGACGCgtggcatagctcattccacccggacggaaATCACCACTCATTCCACCGGGATGTCTCACATTCGGAAATATGTCCGGCCAACGTTCTACCTTAtctggatgtctcacagccgccattctgTCCGGTCGACATCCCactttctccggatatttcacatccggcgcctgccGCCGGATGGGAGAGATGGGCGATTCGACTTCCCTAggcagacatgtccggatccttcgGCAACGCTTATCCGGATCGATAACATCCGTGGCCAACGATTCAGATTCCCCGGatagcttggctcgtcagataCTCGCAATtcgccggatccatttccgcccacaatcaaAGAGATAATTCTGACAATACTAACGATCAAGTCTCCTGAACTGtcactcatctttaatgcaagataCATTCGACAAGACATTCCAAGTCTTCTCAGGTCTCCTGACACATCCCCgatatttaaagtcataaattgaGATGGTGGAACCGCCTAAATATCCTCCTGACAGCCGCCATCTTGGACTAGAAACGTCATGATTGCTTCGCCACCTATGAGCCGTAATCATGACGATGGGACCCGCTAGCACAGCGGTGCCATACTTTCTGACTCATATGTAAACTCTAAGGAGGCTCTTAGGGAGGTAAGCATTCCAAAAAGCATTATTGAGGCAATAAGCCATAAGCAATAGAGAGATAAGCAACAAGGGATAAACATCCTGCTATGGGCAAAGGGATAAACATCCTTGACAAAAATCACGGAGCAACACTCCCAAAGGAAATCTCTATTTTCCTTCAACTTCCAAAAGACTAACTTAGTCATCGGAGAGTGTGTCCGGACAACTCATCCGGACATCTTTTTTGCAGGAGGAAGGAGGAATTACTACAATGCGTTGATCAAGATTCCGTGGCTGGTGATGACTACTGCGCCAGGAGAATTTTGCCATCAATAATATTGGCtgctaaaaaaagaataatgctGACGAAGCCGGAGTGTTGAATCATCTGAAGTCTTTTCTTTTCAGTTCTGTTCTTCCATGTCATCTAAACCTTGTGAACATATACCCTTGCAAAAATTCGCAGTCAAACCCAGATTTCCTCTCTCACAGTTCATGCACTAAACATGGTCCAAGAACAAGGAATAGCCACAACAAAGAAGAAATCATGGAAACAGAGCATGAAAAATAAGAGATGAAAATATCCTCAAATGAGACTTCATTCGTGGGTCATCCGTGAGCCCTCTGACTAGGTGAGAAGAACAATATCAAATGCAAATATTGGCATGATTTTTGGGGCATTTCGCAACAGAGATAAGACATGCTCAAATTAACAATGCCAAACATGAATGCACGGTTATATCTCAATAAGCAACAagtggccttcattatccactccaaacaaaacaacaaatatcCAAAATATCAATAAGAAAATGCAGAGGGATAGCAAGAATCCGAAACAAACCATAGCCTGTTGCATTCATGGGATAGCAAGAATCTGAATCAAACCATAGCCTGTTGCATTCATACCTGAGGAAGTCTTTTCCAGTAAGACCAGCAGGACTCCAAGCTTTTCTCCAGAAAATCCGTCTGCTACCCTGTTTTTTTCTCCCAAGCTTCCTCTTCCAACTGGTCTCTATCCCCTTCCTCCTTACCCTGTTCCTATCTTCTTTGGCAAGCCACTACTTGCCCTACTGTTCCTCACATCAGCAGCATGGCCCTCCAATCACTAGCATGGCCCCTGCCATCTTCATGCCAGTCCATGCAGCTCGCCTCATGTGTCGGGAAGGGGTCCCCCCACTTGCCTAGGGTGCTGCCAGCTGCTAGTGATGAGAAGGCACCCTTCCAATGTTataaaaacctttaaaaaaactaaaagtcCCCCGGCTCTTCAAAGGGGGTCTACACCACCTTAAAGTCTAGCAAATTGCCTTTAacattaagtttttttaaaaaaaaagaaaaaaaaaaagaaaaaaagaacaaataccacttaaaaattaataaaactttaaaaaaaccaaaaaaaaccaaatagatTTAGAACATAAAAAATCTATTAAGTCATATAGAAAATCAAATAGAGTTTTAAGTTCATGTTGACTACGACTActatgttatatatatttatgatgatttttttttgggtttaaatgtataaaaaactttaaatggATGACAAAAATTAATAGGGcaagtttatttttcttgtttcactCTCCCCAGTGGGTGCATACATGACACTAAATATATCTTtgttgatatttattttaaaatttattatttcttggAATAACATTATAAGGGATTTCTCAATACTACAAGTAATTTTTCGAAAACTTTAaagtatttcttaaattttgctaaatattttttttttcgaaaacatatttaaaattaaaagtactttataaaattacttttaaacgAACCTTTagtaaattacaaaaattaataattttaatttttttgaaactatGATTTTTAATTTCTGAAAAAGCAACATTTTCATAATATAGTTTGAaactaatttagaaaaaaaaaaggattaattacttTGAATAATACTTTAACAAAACCATGACCTAACTTTTGACccaaaaaaacttcaaaatcaataaggaCAATTCAAAGGGATAAAAGCCTATAAAGATCTAATCTTATAAACATATAATATACTATTTCACAtgaaataatatacaaaaagaCGGTCAAAATTATGACTTTAATTACAATATTATAAATGACAATAGATTTGACATGAAAGCATACAAAGAAGAGATGAGGTGAGAGAAGACAAATAATTAATGgagaaaaatatcatttattttctttgtcttATAAGTCTAATAGATGATTTGGTCTTTTCATTTCCCATCAAATTAAGATTGAAtcaattaatttgattgttGAATGATTTGGTCTCTTTATTTCCCATCATATAATCAAGTTGAATGATTTGGTCTCTTTGTCTCAACATATGAAAggtattgaaaaattgaagataGTGCGatatatttttccaattttcatcctataataaaatttagattgttgaatgatgatataaataattaggccgagatataaaagaaaagaattgcatcaaattcaatataaagtaataagatattaatcttattttgatgaaacatttttaatgaaatcattcttaatgctagatttaaaaaaaaattaattaatatcatttCAACAAGCTCTAAATATAACAATTCGGACAcaatcatatagatattgtttACTCTGATCCAAACGGCTTTTACGACTTTAAAACGTGTTTACATAATTAAGAGAAGTTTAATATAATATCATAAACTTTCTCTATTATCtaatgtgagatatcacaaacACCTTTTTATACAAATACTACATCTTCATTTAGTCTCACACGGGACTAAATAGACAAATATCTCATAAGGAGCCAAATAAATTCCCATAAAGgaattgaaaattgattttaatatcatttgtaataaCTTGCACtcaatcgtgtagatattgtccgttcTAAATCCAAAAGGATTTctcacaaatttaaaatatgtctttaggattaaaaagaatttatatttatataacgTTAACTTTCTTAATTATCTAATATAGgatattatattaaaagtataaaatCCATCTAATACTAATGAGATTTTATATTAACATTCAATTACCACGTCAACATGAAAGTTGCCAAAACAGTCTATTTGGAGGGAAAAACTTTTTTGCCacctagcaaaaaaaaaaaattgatataggAATTCATTCACAGTTGGAAACTTACATACAAGAGCGAGTTGGGAATAAGATGAAGAGGACTAGCAGGAACCTCACCAAATGAATTCGTTGTATTCCAAATTAAGATTGTCACCACTCACCACCCCTGAAACACCTGTCCACCACCACCCCAGACGGCGCCGCCAGCGGAAGGAGGAAATGATGGGTTCACAAGATGATGAACTGCATGTGTATTTTGGTCCTGACTATAGGTATCACATCAACTATTTCGAAatgaattattatataaaaatattagatcacaaaaaattaagtttttgtCCTCTAACTTCTCTCCTCTATCGTGTACCGAAAGTTCCATCTTTTTCAAAGTAAACATAAGAATGATCCATCGTCTTGATATttaaagttacatattttttcaaaatcaatattaggGACGGCAATGGAGTGAGTTCGGGATGGGTCGTCTCCATTCTAATCTCACCTCgtttatttgaaacaattttcattttcattctatttaaaaaattaaatgggacaGGACGGGATGGGGCAAGTGAGTATAATAAATTCTCATACCCgcccgtttaacttttttttttttttttttaaaaaaattacttttaaaatttttaattatattaaaataaatatattttataaataaataaattattatatttttataaattatttcattaaaaatattttttattatctatatattaaaaataataaaataaaaattaaattaattttaaattttaaattaaattaaattttaaatttaaatttatatataatcgagACGGGACGGGGCGGGGTGGGGCAATACTTGAACTCATCccggattttaaaaaatattccaaaacccgtttattaaaattaaatctgACAAGGCGGGGCAGGTACCCGAAAAGACCCACCTCATTGTTATCCCTAGTCAATATAGGAATCATATAATTACTATCAAAATCGAAAATGTTATATGTATACATCTTAAAATTTACACcttaatcttatttatatttttttattttgatctcatttatttataccaTCATTCATCAAATTAAGTCTTCTTATATATATTCGACACTataaatactttatttaaaaGATGCTACTATGATACACATTTTCTAAATTACCATCATATTTGAGagagaataaatttaaatgacACTGATATGAATGTTATGATCATCGTGTTCATGTCCTCACCTTATAAACAAAAAAGTCATACATCATATTTGAGagagaataaatttaaattacacTGATATGAATTTTATGATCATCGTGTTCATGTCCTCACCTTATAAACAAAAAAGTCGTAAGGGATGTACAAAGGTTTGTTTAAATAgcataaaatttgataaaatagtTTATTAGTGATATATTATGAAATCGATtatctttgaaaacaaaattttaagtgttttcacattttttttataaataaaaattaaaaatatgaatgatattttaaaaacttttgcattatatataaatatatagtacttacaattaaaaactatttttaagaattattcttaattaaaaactattttttttaataactttatttccaaaaacattcctaaatatttttggacTTTTTGTTCACAAAGGTATTGTATAGTCATGTACTATACAAAAATTCGCAAAGTATTCTTCATTTATTCAATTACGATTCAAACCACCCTATATAAACACCTCAAATTTATTCTAGAAATTGCGTGTTACCAAAATGAATtatcaaaaactaatttttgtcaagattttagtaaatatattttctattataaaaatatttttttccaaacttCTTGTCACAATAGTCTAAAATTGGTTGCCAGCACAAAACCGTGGGTTCTATCATCCACGCTGGCTTAAATTTAGGGTTTTGTATTCATTGCCCCGTCAGCATGAAACTTACCACAGTACAATCCGTtgggtgggaaaaaaaaatttttagatACAGGGATTTAACGCACAGAGGAAAACTTACAAACAAGGAGTTGGAAAATGGTAATAAGCTGAATAAGACTTGCAGATGAACCTCACCAATTGAGTTCATTATATTTCTGTGATCGCCACCACTCACCACCTCTGAAACACTTGTCCACCACCATCCCAGACGGCGGCGTTGGCGGAAGAAGCGAGTAATGGGTTCACAAGATGATCAACTGCACACGCCAATTCTGGAGTCCATGCAACGGAGTTCATCTACAGGAAGTACTTTTGAGTCGAGCTCCGAGCTTGAGAAGGTGCTGTCAGACTTGCAGTTGCCCTGGCTCCGGCGGCTCCGCACGGCTACCTGGATTGAACTGAAGCTCCTCTTCCGCCTCGCCGCGCCGGCGGTCCTTGTGTACTTGATCAACAACGCCATGTCGCTCTCCACCCGAGTCTTCGCCGGCCACCTCGGCAACCTTGAGCTCGCCGCCGCCTCCCTTGGCAACAGCGGCATCCAACTCTTCGCATATGGCCTCATGGTAACCCACTCCTTATCAGAAAGTTCCCCATACCTAACCGAATCTTATTCTCCAGCAGGGCATTGATTTTGGGGAGTTGTTGAATTTGAAATAATGGGTGTTTAATGATTTTCTTCCTCGGTGTTTGTAGCTTGGCATGGGAAGCGCAGTGGAGACGCTATGTGGGCAAGCATATGGAGCTAACAGGTCTGAGATGTTGGGAATATACCTCCAAAGAGCAACGGTGGTGCTCACAGCAACTGGGTTCCCTCTCACAGTGATCTACGTCTTTGCAAAGCCCATCTTGCTCTTACTGGGGGAATCATCCGCGGTGGCATCGGCGGCGGCAGTCTTCGTCTACGGTCTCATCCCACAAATCTTCGCATACGCAGTGAACTTCCCAATCCAAAAATTCCTTCAAGCACAAAGCATCGTGGCCCCAAGTGCCATCATATCAGCAGCCACACTTGCTGTTCACCTTCTGTTGAGTTGGGTGGCTGTGTATAAATTGGGAATGGGGTTGATAGGTGCTTCACTGGTGTTGAGTGTGTCATGGTGGATCATAGTAGGGGCCCAGTTTGTGTACATTTTAATAAGCGACCGGTGCAAATATACTTGGACCGGGTTCAGCCTTCAGGCATTTTCGGGGCTGTGGGAGTTCTTGAAACTGTCGGCAGCCTCCGCCGTGATGCTCTGCCTGGAGACTTGGTACTTTCAGATGCTGGTTTTGATTGCTGGGCTGCTCAAGAACCCTGAACTCGCCTTGGATTCTCTCTCCATCTGGTAAGAATCTGTTTCCTGCTTAAACATATATAATTCCTTTTTGCAGAGACTGAAAATTAAAAGATAGGGTTGTTTGATAGAGATTTGAGTTACTAGATGGGATTATTGGGAGTCTTGGCTATAGCATTTTACCATTATTGTATACGGGGCCTATGATTTGGACATAGCTACATTAACCAACTTTTGTATATGGCTTCTGGATTTGTCCCGTCTCAGCCTTCTGAACCATTCTCAACCaacttttgtatatatatacacaccaTAAAAGCCATAGGAGGACCACGTCATAAATGCCATAGCATTCAATCTCTTCCAAGGTGGGGCACTTCCAGAAGAAGACCTCTGAATCCGATCCCGAGATTCGTTTCATTCTCTTCTCCTGGGATTCTGATTTAATACATCTAACCCCTACAcctcttttattattttcattcgtTATTTATACTCATCTTccttctttttcaaaataaaggaggcttttgatcaaatttcaaactaatagaAATTAGGTATATTTAACTAAAAACTCAAAAGAGGTAAATGACATTAACCTAGATACGAGTAATTTCTTTTGTCTATGATTTTAATTGCTTTTTCCAAAGGAGGGCATCTTATTTAGTCTATGCAGCATAGTAACACTTGAAAAGTAGCTGCTGATCACCATAGTTTCAATTTCTTAGAACAACTTTCATGCATATCTTATAAAGACTGTTCACTCTCTCCAATTCATTTTCATACAAAGCTAATCAAGAATAAGAATAACCCCTTTTTGTGACCATTTTCTGATCATATTCCCCTCTGATCTTCGTTAAGAACTAGCCACAAATTTTCAAGCAAAACGCTTACATGAGTCACAATAAGAATCAAACTCGAGTACTTAATTTCCTCCAAGGGTATGGGGAATTATTCCATACCTGATGCCAGACCAAGATTTGGTAGATGCCTTTCCCGTCAAAGTCACAAAACCATTACCCAAGTGGGCATGGCAGACAAGTTAGGTAGATCTTAGAATTTAGTAATTTACACTGATCAGATGTAAATTGGGAGAGTTCTCTTGTAGCTAGCTATGACTCTGAAATAAGTCAATTAGATATTAAGTACGTTTGTCATTtagtttccttttttccttcttttcaatAGGAAAGCATATTGAAGTCACTGCATATATTATATACTTGGAATTAATtacttcaaattaaaaaaaccaCTAATCTCCAATGAACCTACATGGTAACTTCATTCCCTTTTCAAATTGAATTCAGCATGGCAATAAGTGGATTGTTGTTCATGGTATCAGTTGGGTTCAATGCAGCTGCAAGGTCAGTCATTTTCCAACCAGTTCTTTCCCTTGATCTGTCGTGgttatcattgttattgttGGATTGTATCACAGAGAAAATGTTACAAAAAGTTCTTTTTGTAGTGCTAAAAAATTAATGTATAGTAGTACTACACTAATTAATATCTTTGGATGTACTTACAATTTTCTTCTGAACCAGTGTGAGGGTCAGCAATGAGCTAGGTGCAGGGAATCCCAAATCAGCAGCATTTTCTGTTGTTCTGGTGAATTTGGTTTCTTTTATAATTGCTGTGATAGAAGCTATTGTTGTGCTATCACTGCGCCATGTCATCAGCTATGCCTTCACTGGTGGTGCAACCGTGGCCAAAGAGGTCTCAGACCTCTGTCCATTCTTGGCCGTCACTCTTATCCTCAATGGGGTCCAACCAGTATTGTCTGGTAAGAGCTCTTTCAACTAAATCGCATCACAAATAGCAACAAATATTTGATTGTTCTTATTCTACAGTCATAGAAAAAGCACATGAGTGCATCAGCAatgttagaaaaaaattaacagTAGGGACTAAGAAACGAAGCAGACATGCATAACGATCTAATCTTATCACATACAACCATGTAAAACAACCTTGGTCCTTGGCAGcccttttggaatttttttatcgTAGAGCAGGTGGAAGACATTATCTTTGCCTCTCCTTCACTTTATGTTCGGGCTGTCTTGGATAATTTGTCTTTACATGGTTAGGTACTCAGCCCGAGCAAGCTTTTTCTCATCACATGCTGTTCAGTCTCCAATTCCCACATAAAATTTTCTTACATATGCATCTTCAGTGGACCTCCTCTTGGCTTCTCTGATCATGAAAAAA of the Vitis vinifera cultivar Pinot Noir 40024 chromosome 10, ASM3070453v1 genome contains:
- the LOC100262309 gene encoding protein DETOXIFICATION 40; this translates as MGSQDDQLHTPILESMQRSSSTGSTFESSSELEKVLSDLQLPWLRRLRTATWIELKLLFRLAAPAVLVYLINNAMSLSTRVFAGHLGNLELAAASLGNSGIQLFAYGLMLGMGSAVETLCGQAYGANRSEMLGIYLQRATVVLTATGFPLTVIYVFAKPILLLLGESSAVASAAAVFVYGLIPQIFAYAVNFPIQKFLQAQSIVAPSAIISAATLAVHLLLSWVAVYKLGMGLIGASLVLSVSWWIIVGAQFVYILISDRCKYTWTGFSLQAFSGLWEFLKLSAASAVMLCLETWYFQMLVLIAGLLKNPELALDSLSICMAISGLLFMVSVGFNAAASVRVSNELGAGNPKSAAFSVVLVNLVSFIIAVIEAIVVLSLRHVISYAFTGGATVAKEVSDLCPFLAVTLILNGVQPVLSGVAVGCGWQAFVAYVNVGCYYVVGIPLGCVLGFKFDLGAKGIWSGMIGGTVMQTLILVWVTYRTDWSKEVEKAKQRLDKWEDKEDQPLLKD